A window of the Brassica napus cultivar Da-Ae chromosome C5, Da-Ae, whole genome shotgun sequence genome harbors these coding sequences:
- the LOC106345891 gene encoding UPF0725 protein At1g23950 — protein MSTLENQSVDFYSVQRDYWRQVKESEGFDVENISLPSNSGVITGLMPYDCVRFKSYPHPVMVNLYAKVGLHRYNMLKETNFQLDSLVKFNMLQHCLSSFYITLLAHDPALHPLEKTFQVKVGDQKIHCLHIICTISRVKDEVNPKKPFVPHFHDAAKEDGLFKGELLADSFFKGELPDWPSDDALNDGKRFYLVKESEWQANDWIPLYLELVICADARLVAERDVVSKLEILEVAIETGIEDVEPPNERLKATRANVYIKFKGLANVCSPRMIFEIGEHVERKAVVRRVLDKYGCLTISGKFCGGRSTQKQPSVALQNGKKIQSCKKRPRSD, from the exons ATGTCGACCTTGGAAAATCAGTCGGTAGATTTTTATAGCGTGCAGAGGGATTATTGGCGTCAAGTGAAAGAATCCGAG GGCTTCGATGTTGAGAATATTTCATTACCATCAAATTCTGGAGTGATCACTGGACTGATGCCCTACGATTGTGTACGTTTTAAGAGTTATCCTCATCCTGTAATGGTCAACCTTTATGCTAAGGTGGGGCTACATCGTTACAATATGTTGAAG GAGACAAACTTCCAGCTTGATTCCCTAGTGAAATTCAACATGTTACAGCATTGTTTGTCCTCTTTCTACATCACTTTGCTTGCACACGATCCAGCTCTTCACCCACTGGAGAAAACCTTCCAGGTGAAAGTTGGTGACCAAAAAATACACTGTTTGCATATTATATGCACCATTTCCAGAGTTAAAGATGAAG TGAACCCCAAGAAGCCCTTTGTACCACACTTTCATGATGCAGCAAAGGAGGATGGTCTCTTCAAAGGTGAATTGCTTGCAGATAGTTTCTTCAAAGGTGAATTACCTGATTGGCCGTCAGATGATGCTTTGAATGATGGAAAACGGTTTTACTTG GTGAAGGAATCAGAGTGGCAAGCCAATGATTGGATTCCTCTGTATCTGGAACTTGTAATTTGTGCAGATGCTAGGCTGGTCGCGGAG AGGGATGTTGTTTCCAAATTGGAGATTCTGGAAGTGGCCATAGAAACTGGTATTGAAGATGTGGAGCCGCCAAATGAGAGACTCAAGGCTACACGTGCAAATGTCTACATAAAGTTTAAGGGCCTGGCAAATGTTTGTTCCCCTAGAATGATTTTTGAGATTGGTGAGCATGTCGAACGCAAAGCTGTGGTTAGAAGAGTCCTCGATAAGTATGGATGCCTGACTATTTCGGGTAAGTTTTGTGGTGGTCGAAGTACTCAAAAGCAGCCTTCTGTGGCTCTCCAAAATGGAAAGAAAATCCAGAGTTGTAAAAAGCGACCTCGCTCAGACTAG